One Nocardia huaxiensis genomic window, AAGGTGAGCGCGAAGCCGCCCGGCCCGTCGATCTGGGTGCGCACCGGCTCACCATCGAGGACCAGGTTCACCTGGGCCACGGTCCGTCCACCCGGGTGGGCGCCGCCGGTGAGCCGCACCCGCGCTCCCCCGTCGATGTGATGACGACGCAGGGTGCGGCCGATGACTCCCTGCGCCCGTATCAATTCCAGTGGCGGCAGCTCACCGCTCACGCTCACCTCGATCTCCGGCTCCGCCACCATCACCTCGCCTGTGCCCACGGAACGCCCACCTCCGTTCGTCTCGCCTCCGAGCCGGATTCCGGCCGCACCCATGGCACCACCGAGGTGCGATCACGAACAGGGTCGAAAGTCCTCGCGGGCCACCGATTCACGTTCGTCCTGGTCAGCGGGGTGCGATGTGGGTGCGCAGGGTGGCGAGCCGGTCCGCGTACTCCTGCGCGTCGATCTCGCCACGCGCGAAGCGCTGCGCCAGTACGTCTTCCGCGCGCGGCGGTTCCGACCGGGGCGTGCGATCACGGTCGGCGACGGCGAAGCGGATCAGCACGATCAGCCCCGCGATCAGCAGACCCCAGAACAGCAGCATCCCCAGCCCCATGCCGGCGTAACCCCAGCCGTTCATATCGTGGTCGTACCACATCACGACACTTCCTCTCTCGTCGTGGTACCGGGACCGCCGCGCCGATCGCGGCGGTTCACCAGTCACTGTGCGCCGGGTGTCGGCCTCGGCAGCAGGGGCGATCGACCTCGCCGCCGAGTACCAACGGCCTCGTGCCGCCGGCTCTCACCGCGACTTGCGCGGCTCGCGTTGCTGATCCTCGACGTACGCCTGGATCAGCGACCAGGGCGCGCCGGAACGAGACCC contains:
- a CDS encoding SHOCT domain-containing protein; amino-acid sequence: MWYDHDMNGWGYAGMGLGMLLFWGLLIAGLIVLIRFAVADRDRTPRSEPPRAEDVLAQRFARGEIDAQEYADRLATLRTHIAPR